A genomic segment from Drosophila willistoni isolate 14030-0811.24 chromosome 2L unlocalized genomic scaffold, UCI_dwil_1.1 Seg168, whole genome shotgun sequence encodes:
- the LOC6652115 gene encoding uncharacterized protein LOC6652115 isoform X3, with protein MNASFQSYTDILASHHQDSSSPENFPVLIGYRSSTYTKDLTETTSNITSSQLFMDDSSNDFTNHQLIHPNTLTKVCGGCGDDPASSNPCRMPFFSGELSPKAEIFLKNF; from the exons ATGAATGCATCGTTTCAATCGTATACAGATATACTTGCGTCACATCATCAAGATTCCTCCAGTCCTGAGAACTTTCCTGTACTTATTGGTTATAGAAGTTCCACCTATACTAAAGATTTAACAGAGACCACTTCCAATATTACATCGTCCCAGTTGTTCATGGATGACTCTTCAAACGATTTCACGAATCATCAGTTAATTCATCCTAACACGTTAACAAAAGTGTGTGGAGGTTGTGGAG ACGATCCAGCATCGAGTAATCCTTGCCGCATGCCTTTTTTTTCGGGTGAACTTTCTCCAAAGGCCGAGATCTTTTTGAAGAACTTTTGA